One window of Aphelocoma coerulescens isolate FSJ_1873_10779 chromosome 17, UR_Acoe_1.0, whole genome shotgun sequence genomic DNA carries:
- the DOLK gene encoding dolichol kinase, which translates to MLNTAVLVESLLVFTVVLAVHAAVWDRFSWCAVALAVQAFYVQFKWDRLLQLGGAVFQFRGAANSGLLPASMVIPLLGVVMKERCRAAGIVYFERFGVVVASTGMLLALFLSILAVGITKPVPTNTCIVTGIAGSIIIYTMKHSLTVSEVIEVLEVLLIFVYLSMILLYLLPRCFTPGEALLVLGGVSFVLNQLIKRSLNVIEGRGDPIDFFLLVAVVGVVLLGLFFTVLFIFLDSGTWISSMFFHMMTAVLGLGVIMPWLYRLIQRNPLFWLLQFLFQTQTRLHLLVYWTFLAASACGVVFYQNAKRSSESKKHQASTITRKYFHFIVVATYVPGLIYDRQLLYVAAVLCLAVFIFLEYVRYFRIKPFGQTLRHLLSLFLDERDSGPLILTHIYLLLGMSLPVWLFPRSCAPKGTLPGAGALVPYSGVLAVGVGDTIASVFGSTMGEIKWPGTKKTFEGTMTAIFAQIIAVALILIFDSSVNLNSSYAWILASVSLVSLLEAYTTQIDNLLLPLYLQIMLMA; encoded by the coding sequence ATGTtaaacacagcagtgctggtggaGTCTCTGCTGGTGTTCACCGTGGTGCTGGCGGTGCACGCGGCGGTGTGGGACCGCTTCTCCTGGTGCGCCGTCGCTTTGGCTGTCCAGGCCTTCTACGTCCAGTTCAAGTGGGAccggctgctgcagctgggcgGGGCCGTGTTCCAGTTCCGGGGGGCAGCAAACAGTGGCCTCCTGCCCGCCAGCATGGTGATCCCCCTGCTGGGGGTGGTGATGAAGGAGCGGTGCAGGGCTGCCGGCATCGTGTACTTCGAGCGCTTCGGCGTTGTTGTGGCTTCCACGGGAATGCTGCTCGCTCTCTTCCTGTCCATCTTAGCAGTTGGCATCACCAAACCTGTGCCAACCAACACTTGCATCGTGACTGGTATTGCTGGCAGCATAATTATCTACACCATGAAACATTCTTTGACTGTCTCTGAAGTGATAGAGGTTCTAGAAGTGCTGCTCATTTTTGTCTACCTCAGTATGATCTTGCTGTACTTGTTGCCTCGATGTTTTACTCCTGGAGAAGCGCTGCTGGTTCTTGGAGGTGTAAGTTTTGTTCTCAATCAGCTCATTAAACGCTCACTGAATGTAATTGAGGGCAGAGGGGATCCCATTGACTTCTTCCTTCTGGTAGCAGTTGTCGGCGTTGTTCTTCTTGGTCTTTTTTTCACTGTGCTCTTCATTTTCTTGGATTCGGGCACGTGGATCTCCTCCATGTTTTTCCACATGATGACAGCAGTTTTAGGCTTAGGGGTCATCATGCCTTGGCTGTACCGACTGATCCAGAGGAACCCTTTGTTCTGGCTGCTCCAGTTTCTGTTTCAGACACAGACAAGACTTCACCTTCTTGTGTATTGGACTTTCTTGGCTGCCTCAGCATGTGGTGTGGTTTTCTACCAGAACGCCAAGAGATCATCTGAATCTAAAAAACACCAGGCCTCAACTATAACcaggaaatatttccatttcattGTTGTAGCTACTTATGTTCCTGGACTGATTTATGACCGCCAGCTCCTCTACgttgctgcagtgctgtgtctggCAGTGTTCATCTTCTTAGAGTACGTTCGGTACTTCAGGATCAAACCCTTTGGACAAACCCTGAGGCATTTGCTCTCTCTCTTCTTGGATGAAAGAGACAGTGGACCTCTAATATTGACTCATATTTATCTCCTCCTTGGCATGTCCCTCCCAGTGTGGTTGTTTCCTAGATCTTGTGCTCCTAAAGGCACCTtgcctggggcaggagcacTGGTCCCCTACTCTGGGGTGTTGGCAGTAGGGGTAGGAGACACCATTGCCTCTGTATTTGGCAGTACAATGGGGGAAATCAAATGGCCAGGAACAAAGAAGACCTTTGAAGGGACAATGACAGCTATTTTTGCTCAGATCATTGCTGTGGCTCTCATTCTGATCTTTGACAGCAGTGTGAATCTGAACTCCAGCTATGCCTGGATTCTGGCGTCTGTGAGTTTGGTTTCTCTTTTGGAAGCTTACACTACCCAAATTGATAATCTGCTGTTGCCTCTCTACCTCCAGATCATGCTCATGGCATAG
- the PHYHD1 gene encoding phytanoyl-CoA dioxygenase domain-containing protein 1, with the protein MASITQHQIQKFHEDGFLVLEQFFSTDECDSMRTQIQRIVAEMEVPPHCRTTFSTREEEQLQAQGSSDYFLTSGDKIRFFFEKGVLDEKGNFLIPKEKSVSKIGHALHAYDPVFKQITHSPKVQELGRKLGLERPVVVQSMYIFKQPGIGGEVTPHQDATFLHTEPLGRILGFWIALEDATQENGCLWFIPGSHTNGITRRMVRAASGASTCVEFVGSEPAYEDKQFIPLPISKGGLILIHGEVVHKSELNSSESSRHVFTFHVMEAKGTTWSKENWLQPTPELPFPSLYT; encoded by the exons ATGGCATCCATAACCCAGCATCAGATCCAGAAG TTCCACGAGGATGGCTTCCTTGTCCTGGAGCAGTTTTTCAGCACAGACGAGTGTGACAGCATGAGGACCCAGATCCAGAGAATCGTTGCGGAGATGGAAGTGCCGCCGCACTGCCGCACCACGTTCTCCAccagggaggaggagcagctccaggcgcAG GGTAGCTCGGATTATTTCCTAACCAGTGGAGACAAGATTAGATTCTTCTTTGAGAAAGGTGTTTTGGATGAGAAAG GTAActttctaattccaaaggagaAGTCTGTCAGCAAGATTGGCCATG CTCTACATGCTTATGATCCTGTCTTCAAGCAAATCACCCACTCCCCCAAGGTGCAG GAACTGGGAAGAAAACTAGGCCTTGAGAGACCAGTAGTTGTGCAGAGCATGTATATCTTCAAG caaCCTGGCATTGGTGGTGAAG TAACACCACACCAGGATGCCACCTTCCTGCACACGGAGCCTCTGGGCAGGATCCTGGGGTTCTGGATCGCCCTGGAAGATGCCACACAGGAGAATGGCTGTTTGTGGTTCATCCCTGGCTCTCACACCA ATGGGATTACCCGGAGGATGGTCCGTGCAGCTTCAGGTGCCTCAACGTGTGTAGAGTTTGTAGGGTCAGAGCCAGCCTATGAGGACAAGCAGTTCATACCTCTGCCTATAAGTAAAG GTGGACTCATACTCATCCATGGCGAGGTTGTCCATAAGAGTGAACTCAACAGCTCGGAGTCTTCTCGCCATGTGTTCACCTTCCACGTGATGGAAGCCAAAGGCACCACCTGGAGCAAAGAGAACTG GCTCCAGCCAACTCCTGAACTGCCTTTTCCATCGCTCTACACTTGA